From Syntrophomonadaceae bacterium, a single genomic window includes:
- a CDS encoding DUF1492 domain-containing protein, which produces PFARCICKIIDMEKELSKGVDKLISLKGEINDAINQVANPDEKMLLRYRYINNYSWSKICILMSVSCRTVHRIHSSALQKFNVPN; this is translated from the coding sequence CCCTTCGCCCGATGCATCTGCAAAATCATTGATATGGAAAAGGAACTCAGTAAAGGGGTAGACAAGCTTATCAGCCTTAAGGGTGAAATCAACGATGCTATTAACCAAGTTGCAAATCCTGACGAGAAAATGCTTCTCAGATACAGGTATATTAATAACTATTCTTGGAGTAAAATTTGTATCTTGATGAGTGTGTCCTGTCGTACAGTACACCGCATTCATTCGTCGGCATTGCAAAAATTTAACGTTCCCAATTGA